In Flavobacterium sp. 83, the genomic window ATTATTTTTCTAAAAAACAGTTTAACGCTCTTTAACAATGATTAACATTTCATTAATAGTTCGTACTTTTGTGTCTGTTAATCCAAAGAAAAATGCAAATAGAATTTTATAAATACCAAGGAACAGGAAATGATTTTGTGATGATTGATAACCGTCAGGGATTTTTTCCAAAAGATAATATTCAATTGATAGCTCGCTTATGTGACAGGCGTTTTGGTATAGGTGCAGACGGTCTTATTTTATTAGAAAACGACCCTGAAACCGATTTCAAAATGGTCTATTACAACTCAGATGGAAATCAAAGTTCCATGTGCGGTAACGGCGGAAGATGTTTAGTGGCTTTCGCCAAAAAACTAAAGGTTATTGAAGATAATACTACTTTTATAGCGACAGATGGTTTGCATCATGCTTCAGTTGCTGACAATGGAATAGTTTCATTACAAATGATAGATGTAGACGAGGTGAAAATCACTCCAGAATATGTGTTTATGAATACGGGTTCTCCACATCACATTCAATTAGTGGAAGATTTAGAACATTATAATGTCAAAGAAAATGGAGCGAGCATTCGATACGGTGAATTGTATGGAAAACAGGGAAGTAATATCAATTTTGTAAAAAAAGTAGATGATTCTACCTTTTCTCTTCGTACTTACGAAAGAGGAGTTGAAGATGAAACCTTGGCTTGTGGAACTGGAGCAACTGCAGTAGCAATCGCAATGAATGCATTGGGTGAAACAAAAGCGAACTCGATAGATTTGAATGTAGAAGGAGGGAAATTAGTGGTTTCTTTTGATAAAAACGAAGGACATTTTACCAATGTTTTCTTGAAAGGACCAGCAGAATTTGTGTTTAAAGGAACGATTGAGATTTAGCTAAAAACCGAAACCAAGAAACCAAATCTAAATGATAACATTAAAAGGTGAAAACATCTATATTCGTGCACTTGAACCCAATGATTTGGAGTTTGTTTATGCTATTGAAAACGACCAAAGTATTTGGGAAGTGAGTAATACGCATACGCCTTACAGTCGGTTTTTGGTAAAGCAATATTTGGAAAATGCACATCAGGATATTTATGAAGCAAAGCAATTGCGATTAGCCATCTGTCAGGATCAGGATTTTCCGGCTTTTGGATTAATCGATTTATTTGATTTTGATCCAAAGAATAATAGGGCAGGAGTTGGAATTGTAATTCAAGGCAGTGAAAACCGCAAACAGAATATTGGTTCAGAAGCATTAGGGCTATTAATTCGGTATGCTTTTCATCATCTCAATCTCCATCAATTATATGCAAATATTGGGACAGAAAATGTAGCAAGTAATGCTCTTTTTACTAAATTTGGTTTCGAAAAGATAGGAGTGAAAAAAGATTGGAATTTAGTGAACGGCATTTATAAAGACGAAGCGATTTTTCAGTTAATTAATCACACGGGCGCCAGCGAACTGGTGTAACAATTTTAAAAAATAATTATTTTGAACTTAAAGAAAATTATAACAATTATCGCTGTTGTACTAATATCAGTATTAATAGGTTATGGAATTGTTTTGATGAACCAAATTTTTTCAGCAAATACAAAGTTTGCAGAAAAAGAACTCTACGTGTACATTCCAACAGATTCTAAATACGAAGATGTCGAAAAAATAATTGCTCCTTACATTGAAAATATGGGCCGTTTTGAAATGGTTGCCAGTAAAAGAGATTATCCGGATAATGTAAAACCAGGTCGCTTTTTATTCACCAAAGGAATGAATAGTTATGAATTAGTAAAAACATTACGATTAAATGTACCGGTAAATTTAGCTTTCAATAATCAGGAACGGATAGAAAATTTAGCTGGTCGTGTGGGTTCTCAAATTGAAGCTGACAGTTTGTCTTTGCTGACTACATTTAAAGATTCTGTTTTTTTGAAAGATAATGGCTTTACTGAAGAAAATATTTTAGCGATGTTTATTCCTAATACGTATGAAACGTATTGGAATACTTCAGCTGAAAAGTTCCGAGATAAAATGATTAAAGAGTATAAAAACTTTTGGAATAAAGAACGTGTAGCCAAAGCTGCAAAACAAGGATTAACTCCAATTGAAGCGACT contains:
- the dapF gene encoding diaminopimelate epimerase yields the protein MQIEFYKYQGTGNDFVMIDNRQGFFPKDNIQLIARLCDRRFGIGADGLILLENDPETDFKMVYYNSDGNQSSMCGNGGRCLVAFAKKLKVIEDNTTFIATDGLHHASVADNGIVSLQMIDVDEVKITPEYVFMNTGSPHHIQLVEDLEHYNVKENGASIRYGELYGKQGSNINFVKKVDDSTFSLRTYERGVEDETLACGTGATAVAIAMNALGETKANSIDLNVEGGKLVVSFDKNEGHFTNVFLKGPAEFVFKGTIEI
- a CDS encoding GNAT family N-acetyltransferase, which translates into the protein MITLKGENIYIRALEPNDLEFVYAIENDQSIWEVSNTHTPYSRFLVKQYLENAHQDIYEAKQLRLAICQDQDFPAFGLIDLFDFDPKNNRAGVGIVIQGSENRKQNIGSEALGLLIRYAFHHLNLHQLYANIGTENVASNALFTKFGFEKIGVKKDWNLVNGIYKDEAIFQLINHTGASELV
- the mltG gene encoding endolytic transglycosylase MltG, producing MNLKKIITIIAVVLISVLIGYGIVLMNQIFSANTKFAEKELYVYIPTDSKYEDVEKIIAPYIENMGRFEMVASKRDYPDNVKPGRFLFTKGMNSYELVKTLRLNVPVNLAFNNQERIENLAGRVGSQIEADSLSLLTTFKDSVFLKDNGFTEENILAMFIPNTYETYWNTSAEKFRDKMIKEYKNFWNKERVAKAAKQGLTPIEATILASIVHKESVKKDERPRIAGVYLNRLRAQMPLQADPTVIYAIKKKSNDFDQVIKRVFYNDLTMSSPYNTYVNIGLPPGPIAMPDITALEAVLNPEKNNFIYFCASVERFGYHEFAATLEEHNKNAKKYSDWINSQGVKR